In the uncultured Campylobacter sp. genome, one interval contains:
- a CDS encoding metallophosphoesterase, whose amino-acid sequence MLNLARLQRPHDKYTNDCAGFVANKTAIFDFIYRKVKFRPNLAKIALKFKSKREKMIYLCGDTHGSAELHKITNKAFLSRNFTREDYVIVLGDFGLFFSDTPNERLARERLGKLPYTLLFIDGNHENFDLLYGLPTEEKFGGKVGVGGENLFWLRRGEIYEIDGRNFLAFGGAFSIDRAWRRLNVSYWDAEIPSQSELNFALSNLARFKSAGGKIDAVLSHTAPTFLMSALSDLFLGGGAIYDPTTDMLERIFELAKPEKWYFGHFHADRKISACGCEFHLCYDEILKF is encoded by the coding sequence TTGCTAAATTTAGCGCGCCTGCAAAGACCGCACGACAAATACACAAACGATTGCGCAGGATTTGTAGCAAACAAGACGGCGATTTTTGACTTCATCTACCGCAAAGTTAAATTTCGCCCGAATTTAGCTAAAATCGCGCTAAAATTTAAATCAAAAAGAGAAAAAATGATATACCTTTGCGGCGATACGCATGGGAGCGCGGAGCTTCACAAAATCACGAACAAGGCCTTTTTAAGCCGAAATTTTACGCGCGAGGACTACGTGATCGTGCTTGGTGATTTCGGTCTATTTTTTAGCGATACGCCAAACGAGCGGCTCGCCAGAGAGCGGCTGGGCAAACTGCCGTATACGCTGCTTTTTATCGACGGCAACCACGAAAATTTCGACCTACTCTACGGCCTACCGACCGAGGAAAAATTCGGCGGCAAGGTAGGCGTCGGAGGGGAGAATTTATTTTGGCTTAGGCGCGGCGAAATTTACGAGATAGACGGGCGAAATTTTCTAGCTTTCGGCGGGGCGTTTAGTATCGACAGAGCTTGGCGCAGGCTAAACGTAAGCTACTGGGATGCCGAAATCCCAAGCCAGAGCGAGCTAAATTTCGCGCTTAGCAATCTAGCTCGCTTTAAGAGCGCGGGCGGCAAGATAGACGCGGTGCTAAGCCACACGGCGCCTACTTTTTTGATGTCAGCGCTTAGCGATCTATTTTTAGGCGGCGGAGCGATTTACGATCCGACTACGGATATGTTAGAGCGGATTTTTGAGCTTGCAAAGCCCGAGAAATGGTACTTCGGACACTTTCATGCAGATAGAAAAATCTCCGCTTGCGGCTGCGAGTTTCATCTGTGCTACGACGAAATTTTAAAATTTTAG
- the infC gene encoding translation initiation factor IF-3, with protein MAKENEVLLNEDIRASEVRCIGDDGTAYGVIPRVEALKIAEKMGLDLVLIAPDAKPPVCKIMDYGKFRYQQEKKQKEAKKKQKTIEVKEIKLSVKIAQNDINYKVKHALEFLEDGKHVKFRVFLKGREMSNPEAGVAMLQKVWEMVKEVSDRDKEPLLEGRYVNMLVTPKR; from the coding sequence TTGGCTAAAGAAAACGAAGTGTTGCTCAACGAAGATATCAGAGCGAGCGAAGTAAGATGCATAGGGGACGACGGCACCGCATACGGCGTCATCCCAAGAGTAGAGGCCTTGAAAATCGCCGAGAAAATGGGGCTTGATCTGGTGCTAATCGCGCCTGATGCTAAACCCCCCGTTTGCAAGATAATGGACTACGGCAAATTCCGCTACCAGCAGGAAAAAAAGCAAAAAGAGGCCAAGAAAAAGCAAAAAACGATCGAAGTAAAAGAGATCAAACTCTCCGTCAAAATCGCTCAAAACGACATCAACTACAAAGTCAAGCACGCTCTTGAGTTTCTAGAAGACGGCAAACACGTCAAATTTCGCGTATTTCTAAAAGGCCGCGAGATGAGCAATCCCGAAGCCGGCGTCGCGATGTTACAAAAAGTCTGGGAGATGGTAAAAGAGGTCTCCGACCGCGATAAAGAGCCGCTGCTAGAAGGCCGCTACGTCAATATGTTGGTAACGCCGAAGAGGTAA
- the thrS gene encoding threonine--tRNA ligase produces MSDIIAYKLDGNIVDTQSINGRENAAEPIYFDNSPDALNVIRHSCAHLMAQAIKELYPQAKFFVGPNVEDGFYYDFKVDEANSKLSDEDLEAIETKMKELAEAKLDIVKTCSTKTAMSDKFKDDELKQEVLKRIPEGEVSSYKQGNFEDLCRGPHLPNTKFLRFFKLTRVAGAYLGGDETREMINRIYGTAFADKESLKEHIRIIEEAKKRDHRKLGVEMKLFTFDEEVGGGLPIWLPNGGRLRSKLEQILYKAHRDRGYEPVRGPELLKADVWKKSGHYANYKENMYFTTIDEAEYGIKPMNCVGHIKVYQSDIRSYRDLPLKFFEYGVVHRHEKSGVLHGLFRVREFAQDDSHIFCMPSQIKENILEILKFAGKIMENFGFHYEMEISTKPAKAIGGDEIWETATKALKEALDENGFKYGIDEGGGAFYGPKIDIKITDALKRKWQCGTIQVDFNLPERFDLGYIDANNERQRPVMLHRALLGSFERFIGILIEHTGGELPFFVAPTQVVIVPISDAHLDYAKTVAKELRKIGVDSEIASKNESLNKRIRTAEKQRVPMIAVLGDNEAANNSIALRDRTTREQKDMKLDEFVGLLKSKLAEVSF; encoded by the coding sequence ATGAGCGATATTATCGCATACAAACTGGATGGAAACATAGTCGATACTCAGAGTATCAACGGGCGAGAAAACGCCGCAGAACCGATTTATTTTGACAACTCCCCCGACGCGCTAAACGTTATCAGACACTCCTGTGCGCACCTCATGGCGCAAGCGATCAAAGAGCTTTATCCGCAGGCTAAATTTTTTGTCGGACCAAACGTCGAGGACGGATTTTATTATGATTTTAAAGTCGATGAGGCCAACAGCAAGCTTAGCGACGAGGATTTAGAGGCGATAGAAACTAAGATGAAAGAGCTAGCCGAAGCAAAGCTTGACATAGTCAAAACCTGCTCGACCAAAACCGCGATGAGCGATAAATTTAAAGACGACGAGCTAAAACAAGAGGTGCTAAAACGTATCCCAGAGGGCGAAGTCAGTAGCTACAAGCAAGGAAATTTCGAGGACTTGTGCCGCGGACCGCACTTGCCAAATACCAAATTTTTAAGATTTTTTAAACTAACCCGCGTAGCCGGTGCGTATCTTGGCGGCGATGAAACGCGCGAGATGATAAACCGCATTTACGGTACGGCATTTGCCGATAAAGAGAGCCTAAAAGAGCACATCCGCATCATCGAAGAGGCCAAAAAACGCGACCACAGAAAGCTTGGCGTCGAGATGAAGCTGTTTACCTTCGATGAAGAAGTCGGCGGCGGCCTACCGATCTGGCTACCAAACGGCGGACGCTTGCGCTCAAAGTTAGAGCAAATTTTATACAAAGCCCACCGCGACCGCGGCTACGAGCCGGTTAGAGGTCCTGAGCTACTAAAAGCCGACGTATGGAAAAAGAGCGGTCACTACGCAAACTATAAAGAAAATATGTACTTTACGACGATTGACGAGGCAGAATACGGCATAAAGCCGATGAACTGCGTCGGTCACATCAAGGTCTATCAAAGCGACATCCGCTCGTACCGCGATTTGCCGCTTAAATTTTTCGAATACGGCGTCGTGCATCGCCACGAAAAAAGCGGCGTTTTGCACGGACTTTTCAGGGTGCGCGAATTTGCCCAGGACGACTCGCACATCTTTTGTATGCCGAGTCAGATAAAAGAAAATATCCTAGAAATTTTAAAATTTGCCGGCAAAATAATGGAAAATTTCGGCTTTCACTACGAGATGGAGATTTCGACCAAGCCTGCAAAAGCGATCGGCGGGGACGAAATTTGGGAAACGGCGACGAAAGCGCTAAAAGAAGCGCTTGACGAAAACGGCTTTAAATACGGCATCGACGAGGGCGGCGGCGCATTCTACGGTCCAAAAATCGACATCAAAATCACCGACGCGCTAAAACGAAAATGGCAGTGCGGCACGATCCAGGTCGATTTTAACCTGCCTGAGCGCTTTGATCTGGGCTACATCGACGCAAATAACGAACGCCAGCGCCCCGTCATGCTGCACCGCGCGCTACTGGGAAGCTTCGAGCGATTTATCGGCATTTTGATCGAACACACGGGCGGCGAGCTGCCATTTTTCGTCGCTCCAACGCAAGTAGTCATCGTACCGATTAGCGACGCGCACCTAGACTACGCCAAAACCGTCGCCAAAGAACTTCGCAAAATCGGCGTAGATAGCGAAATCGCGAGCAAAAACGAGAGCCTAAACAAACGCATCCGCACCGCAGAAAAACAGCGCGTGCCGATGATAGCCGTACTTGGCGACAACGAAGCGGCGAATAACTCTATCGCCCTGCGCGACCGCACGACTAGGGAGCAAAAAGATATGAAGCTGGACGAATTCGTAGGGCTACTAAAATCAAAACTCGCCGAGGTAAGTTTTTGA
- a CDS encoding immunity 26/phosphotriesterase HocA family protein yields the protein MFELNNEQRAYFGLDAVQQSWERVEFAGDKFRPASVLYFEGDVIKKHVVSTDELYAEYGYDEATKGREILLPKTAKGKEVKLTPANFEKRTPLGVYLYANKYSLRIASFASQTTFYDSVWESGHGREMDFRSEIERFIAQSDSGHARKIEEFKKAGRKNIKFKSGDFFRFKLDRNRYGFGRVILDGHKLRKSGLLPEGHAMLGFMGKPVFIELFAYASQGEASVGELMSRPRLPMDVMFDNAFFYGEFEIFAHEKVDVSQLDFPMSFHVSPARTYLQWGFIEICSDEQSVMKAASRELKELIEENNLKFNCIGFSPRYAQFEIAEILRGEELAYQTNDLRDPETRWARQELMRIFGLNPAKSYFENAQRLGVKTVLEL from the coding sequence ATGTTTGAACTAAATAACGAGCAAAGGGCGTATTTCGGGCTTGATGCAGTGCAACAGAGCTGGGAGCGGGTAGAGTTTGCCGGGGATAAATTTAGACCCGCTAGCGTGCTGTATTTTGAGGGCGACGTCATCAAAAAGCATGTGGTTTCCACAGACGAGCTTTATGCGGAATACGGCTACGACGAAGCGACTAAGGGGCGCGAGATACTGCTGCCTAAAACTGCAAAAGGCAAGGAGGTAAAGCTAACGCCCGCAAATTTTGAAAAGCGCACGCCCCTTGGAGTCTATTTATACGCTAATAAATACAGCCTGCGAATCGCTAGCTTTGCCTCGCAGACCACGTTTTACGACAGCGTGTGGGAGAGCGGACACGGACGGGAGATGGATTTTAGAAGCGAGATAGAGCGCTTTATTGCGCAGTCGGACTCGGGTCATGCGCGTAAGATCGAGGAGTTTAAGAAAGCGGGCCGTAAAAATATCAAATTTAAAAGCGGAGATTTTTTCCGTTTTAAGCTTGACCGCAATCGCTACGGCTTTGGCAGGGTGATTTTAGATGGGCATAAACTGCGAAAAAGCGGCCTTTTACCGGAAGGCCACGCGATGCTAGGGTTTATGGGAAAACCCGTTTTTATCGAGCTTTTTGCGTATGCGTCGCAGGGCGAAGCAAGCGTGGGCGAGCTGATGTCGCGCCCTAGGCTGCCTATGGACGTGATGTTTGACAACGCGTTTTTTTACGGCGAATTTGAAATTTTCGCGCACGAAAAGGTTGATGTCTCGCAGCTTGATTTTCCGATGAGTTTTCACGTTAGCCCGGCGCGGACGTATTTGCAGTGGGGATTTATAGAGATCTGCTCAGACGAGCAAAGCGTGATGAAGGCCGCCTCGCGCGAGCTAAAAGAGCTGATAGAAGAAAATAATTTGAAATTTAACTGCATCGGTTTTAGCCCGCGATACGCGCAGTTTGAGATCGCCGAAATTTTGCGCGGCGAGGAGCTTGCCTACCAAACAAACGATCTAAGAGACCCAGAAACTCGCTGGGCGAGGCAGGAGCTGATGCGCATTTTCGGACTCAATCCGGCTAAAAGCTACTTTGAGAACGCGCAGAGGTTAGGCGTTAAGACGGTTTTGGAGTTATAA
- a CDS encoding DUF3137 domain-containing protein, which translates to MRAASRKKAAKPRKGVKTETLFTFIFVGAFVALFAFPAASNLFAALGEKPARNLSENAPNSPASELSPGLKELENERVILVAATKKANLIGLGAGICAGAAITYLLDAIFGAAIGALVYTFTAMLITASKRREFRANFKRQIIEKIVKKHGLSYDKDRGLGLDEFFTIYDCRVDEWSSEDLISGEIEGVRIKFSDFYAAKMVKKKNNTETVVLFRGVLFKADFNKKSSCVTQIAHVNSRNLAIYGQRASMDDARFEEKFDVYTTDQIGARYVLTPALMERFREICERFGCPVNAVFKDGQIFIAVETWRDDFEPQLGKSLTDEATLIAYESEIESFTQIVKELNLNRKIW; encoded by the coding sequence GGAGACTTTATTTACCTTTATTTTCGTCGGCGCATTTGTAGCGCTTTTCGCGTTTCCGGCGGCTTCTAATCTTTTTGCGGCCTTAGGCGAAAAACCCGCCCGAAATTTAAGCGAAAACGCCCCAAACTCGCCCGCGAGCGAGCTTTCGCCGGGGCTAAAAGAGCTAGAAAACGAGCGCGTAATTTTGGTCGCCGCTACCAAAAAAGCAAATTTGATCGGCCTTGGCGCGGGCATTTGCGCGGGCGCTGCGATAACGTATCTTTTAGACGCGATTTTCGGCGCTGCGATAGGCGCGCTCGTTTATACTTTTACGGCGATGCTTATCACAGCATCAAAAAGGCGCGAATTTAGGGCGAATTTTAAGCGTCAAATCATAGAAAAGATCGTAAAAAAGCACGGTCTTAGCTACGATAAAGACCGCGGGTTGGGGCTTGACGAGTTTTTTACGATTTATGACTGCAGGGTCGATGAGTGGAGCAGCGAGGATCTCATAAGCGGCGAGATAGAGGGCGTGCGCATCAAATTTAGCGACTTTTACGCAGCCAAAATGGTGAAAAAGAAAAATAACACCGAGACGGTCGTGCTATTTCGGGGCGTACTTTTTAAGGCGGATTTTAATAAAAAATCAAGCTGCGTAACGCAAATCGCGCACGTAAATTCGCGAAATTTAGCGATCTACGGGCAGCGAGCGAGTATGGACGATGCGAGGTTTGAAGAGAAGTTTGACGTCTATACGACCGATCAAATCGGCGCTAGATACGTCCTTACGCCCGCGCTTATGGAGAGATTTCGCGAGATTTGCGAGAGATTTGGCTGCCCCGTAAACGCCGTTTTTAAGGACGGTCAAATCTTTATCGCCGTCGAGACCTGGCGCGACGACTTTGAGCCGCAGCTTGGCAAATCGCTAACGGACGAAGCGACGCTAATCGCCTATGAAAGCGAGATAGAGAGCTTTACGCAGATAGTAAAAGAGCTAAATTTAAACCGCAAAATTTGGTAG